The window CCATGTTATTAAACCTGCTGGAAAACCTACGCTGGCCCCTGAAACGGATAAGCGTACGGAAATTAATTCAATCGACTCCGCCAAGGCGGATTTTAACGAAGCAGTATAAAAGTGAAAAGGAGAAATGTGAAATGACCCAAGCACAAACCAAGTCCCCTAATACCAAAGTTGTAACCGGTAAAATCCGGATGAGTTATGCCAACCTTTTTGAACCCCGGGCCATCGCAGAAGGCCAGGATAAAAAATACTCCCTTTGCGTTCTGATTCCAAAATCCGATGTGGAGACCCTTCGGAAAATCAAAGCCGCCGTGGATGCCGCCAAACAGGCGGGCGCCAGTCTATGGGGTGGAAAGATTCCCTCCAATCTTAAAACACCGCTACGGGATGGGGATGTGGACCGGGCGGACCAAGAGGAATACCAGGGCCATTATTTCCTGAATGCCAGCTCCAAACAAAAACCGGGTATTGTGGATCGAAACGTACAGCCGATTCTGGATCAATCAGAGGTATACAGCGGTTGCTACGGACGCGTCAGTTTGAACTTCTACCCCTTTAACCAGGCCGGGAATAAGGGCGTGGGATGTGGTCTGCAGAATGTTCAGAAGCTGGAAGATGGGGAGCCCCTGGGCGGTCGTTCCCGGGCGGAAGATGACTTTGACGTTGTCAGTGATGGCGGTGACGATGACTTTTTAGGGTAATTAGATGACAATCCTTAGTATTGATATTGAAACGTACAGCAGTGTAGACCTCGCGAAAAGCGGGGTCTACCGATATACGGAAGCCCCGGACTTTGAAATTCTGCTGTTTGGATACGCCTTT is drawn from Desulforamulus ruminis DSM 2154 and contains these coding sequences:
- a CDS encoding DUF2815 family protein; this translates as MTQAQTKSPNTKVVTGKIRMSYANLFEPRAIAEGQDKKYSLCVLIPKSDVETLRKIKAAVDAAKQAGASLWGGKIPSNLKTPLRDGDVDRADQEEYQGHYFLNASSKQKPGIVDRNVQPILDQSEVYSGCYGRVSLNFYPFNQAGNKGVGCGLQNVQKLEDGEPLGGRSRAEDDFDVVSDGGDDDFLG